The following proteins are encoded in a genomic region of Enterocloster clostridioformis:
- a CDS encoding LacI family DNA-binding transcriptional regulator has product MNKKTTIKDIAKKANVSIATVSRVLRRTDYPVSQDVKKRVFDAADELEYKPNLFSRMLRGDVSIEIGIIVPSINNPFYAAQVAASEEECLARNFIPIICNSNSNPGLESWYLEMLEERQAAGILLTTIQNEETFVKRIERLTMPALLVDQGIENYTGDRVLFNFFKAGYMAAEYLIECGHKDLALASGPITRHNRREILRGFKQALLDYDIVFNKRRIVNYDSNYDIYNIGDDQGAIQIIDKMFEEEYLPEGIVAINDSLAIKMINELHNRGIHVPNDISIVGKCSLQGTTQGRYLTGGVPPVRFSM; this is encoded by the coding sequence ATGAATAAGAAAACAACAATTAAGGACATTGCAAAAAAGGCAAACGTATCAATCGCTACTGTGTCCAGGGTACTGAGACGCACGGATTATCCTGTCAGCCAGGATGTGAAAAAACGTGTTTTTGATGCTGCGGACGAACTGGAATATAAGCCCAATTTGTTCAGCAGGATGCTGCGCGGTGACGTCAGTATTGAGATAGGTATTATTGTTCCGTCAATTAATAATCCGTTTTATGCTGCACAGGTGGCAGCGTCAGAGGAAGAATGTTTAGCCCGTAATTTCATTCCCATAATCTGTAACTCCAATTCCAATCCAGGATTGGAAAGCTGGTATCTGGAGATGCTGGAAGAAAGGCAGGCAGCAGGTATATTGCTGACAACAATCCAGAATGAGGAGACTTTTGTCAAACGGATTGAACGGCTAACCATGCCCGCGCTTCTGGTGGACCAGGGAATCGAGAATTATACCGGAGACCGGGTGCTGTTTAACTTCTTTAAGGCTGGTTATATGGCGGCAGAGTATCTGATTGAATGCGGACATAAGGACCTGGCATTGGCGTCAGGACCAATTACACGACATAACAGGAGAGAGATACTGAGGGGCTTTAAGCAGGCGCTGTTGGATTATGATATTGTTTTTAATAAGCGTCGAATTGTGAATTATGATTCCAACTATGATATTTATAATATTGGAGATGACCAGGGAGCCATCCAGATTATTGACAAAATGTTTGAGGAGGAGTATCTTCCGGAAGGTATTGTTGCGATTAATGACTCACTGGCCATTAAGATGATAAATGAATTGCATAACCGCGGAATCCATGTTCCCAATGATATTTCCATTGTGGGAAAGTGCAGTTTACAAGGGACTACACAGGGTAGGTATCTGACGGGAGGTGTGCCGCCCGTCAGATTTTCCATGTGA
- a CDS encoding recombinase family protein, producing the protein MNNRIDAIYARQSVDKKDSISIESQIEFCKYELKGGNCKEYTDKGYSGKNTDRPKFQELVRDIKRGLIAKVIVYKLDRISRSILDFANMMELFQHYNVEFVSSTEKFDTSTPMGRAMLNICIVFAQLERETIQKRVTDAYYSRSQRGFKMGGKAPYGFHTEPIKMDGINTKKLVVKPEEAANIRLMFEMYAQPTTSYGDITRYFAEQGILFNGKELIRPTLAQMLRNPVYVQADLDVYEFFKSQGTVIVNDAADFTGMNGCYLYQGRDVKPDKAQNLKDQMLVLAPHEGIVPSDVWLTCRKKLMNNMKIQSARKATHTWLAGKIKCGNCGYALMSIFNPSGKQYLRCTKRLDNKSCPCCGKIITSELEAVTYQQMVKKLDSYKTLTGRKKAAKANPKIAALQVELAHVDSEIEKLVDSLTGANNVLLSYVNVKIAELDGRKQELLAQIAELTVEAISPEQVSQISGYLDTWENVSFDDKRRVVDLMLTTIAATSDSLNITWKI; encoded by the coding sequence ATGAACAACAGAATAGACGCAATCTATGCAAGACAATCGGTGGACAAAAAGGACAGCATTTCCATTGAAAGCCAGATTGAATTTTGCAAATACGAATTGAAAGGCGGTAACTGCAAGGAATACACAGACAAAGGGTACAGCGGCAAGAACACAGACCGTCCGAAGTTTCAGGAACTGGTGCGGGATATTAAGCGGGGCTTGATTGCAAAGGTCATTGTCTACAAACTTGACCGTATCAGCCGTTCCATTCTGGACTTCGCAAACATGATGGAACTGTTCCAGCATTACAACGTGGAGTTTGTTTCCTCTACGGAGAAGTTTGACACCTCCACTCCTATGGGGCGGGCTATGCTGAATATCTGTATCGTGTTCGCCCAGCTTGAACGGGAAACGATACAGAAGCGGGTGACGGACGCTTATTATTCCCGCAGTCAGCGGGGCTTCAAAATGGGCGGCAAGGCTCCCTATGGTTTCCACACCGAGCCTATCAAAATGGACGGTATCAACACAAAGAAGCTGGTGGTAAAACCGGAGGAAGCGGCGAATATCCGGCTCATGTTCGAGATGTACGCCCAGCCTACAACCTCCTACGGGGACATTACCCGGTATTTTGCTGAACAGGGGATTTTATTCAACGGCAAAGAACTGATACGCCCCACGCTGGCGCAGATGTTACGCAATCCCGTCTATGTGCAGGCAGACCTCGATGTGTACGAATTTTTCAAAAGCCAGGGGACGGTCATTGTCAATGACGCCGCCGACTTTACGGGCATGAACGGGTGCTATCTGTATCAGGGGCGGGACGTGAAGCCGGACAAGGCGCAAAATCTCAAAGACCAAATGCTGGTGCTGGCTCCGCATGAGGGGATTGTCCCCTCGGACGTATGGCTGACCTGCCGCAAGAAGCTGATGAACAACATGAAAATCCAGTCTGCCCGGAAAGCCACCCACACATGGCTGGCGGGGAAAATCAAATGCGGGAACTGCGGATATGCTCTTATGAGTATCTTCAATCCGTCCGGCAAGCAATATCTCCGCTGTACAAAGCGGCTGGATAACAAGAGTTGCCCCTGCTGTGGGAAAATCATCACTTCGGAACTGGAAGCGGTCACTTATCAGCAAATGGTGAAGAAGCTGGACAGCTACAAGACGCTGACGGGCAGGAAGAAAGCGGCAAAAGCCAACCCGAAAATCGCCGCCCTGCAAGTGGAGCTTGCTCATGTGGACAGTGAGATTGAAAAGCTGGTAGACAGTCTGACAGGCGCAAACAATGTCCTGCTCTCCTATGTGAATGTGAAGATTGCCGAACTGGACGGACGCAAGCAGGAACTACTGGCGCAGATAGCGGAGCTGACGGTGGAAGCCATAAGCCCGGAACAGGTCAGCCAGATTTCCGGCTACCTCGACACTTGGGAGAATGTATCCTTTGACGACAAGCGGCGGGTGGTGGACTTAATGCTCACTACCATAGCCGCCACAAGCGACAGCTTGAATATCACATGGAAAATCTGA
- a CDS encoding IS110 family transposase, giving the protein MKDLLEISCGLDVHKEKIVACILSGPLGKPTHSEIREFSTLIPDMIALRDWIVSQNCHHVAMESTGIYWLPIYEILEDSFSGDITLLVVNARHMKNVPGKKTDMRDSEWISTLLRAGLLNGSFIPEKRIREFRDLNRYRKSLIRDITSQKNRIEKFLQSSGFRLSSFISDIFGTSGRNIILHLIEHGQIDRTALDSCLKTKTRSRIDEILMAVNGTLSEHQKAFLRILMNHYDSLKEHLNQIEKDLEQDMEPFILQVEQLNSIYGISTTASCAIIAEIGVDMKPFKTAEHICSWAGLCPGNNESAGKRKSTSVTKGNPYIKSMLCEIAWVIAGKRNSYLSAWYWRIKQKKGAKKAIVALARKLLVIIYTMLKQGTLFNEACFEVRRKNCEQKQISRYIRELEKHGYHVEAQG; this is encoded by the coding sequence ATGAAAGACCTTCTGGAAATTTCCTGTGGACTGGATGTCCACAAAGAAAAAATTGTTGCATGTATCCTGTCTGGTCCTTTGGGTAAGCCAACACATTCCGAAATCCGGGAATTTTCCACCCTAATCCCAGATATGATCGCCTTGCGGGATTGGATCGTTTCTCAAAACTGCCATCATGTCGCTATGGAAAGCACAGGCATTTACTGGCTGCCTATTTATGAAATACTGGAAGACTCATTCTCTGGAGATATTACTTTGCTGGTTGTAAATGCACGCCATATGAAGAATGTTCCCGGCAAAAAAACAGACATGCGAGATTCCGAGTGGATTTCTACCCTACTCCGTGCCGGGCTGCTGAATGGCAGCTTTATTCCCGAAAAAAGAATTCGGGAATTTCGGGACTTAAACCGTTACCGTAAGAGCCTCATCCGTGATATTACATCCCAGAAAAACAGGATTGAGAAATTTTTACAAAGTTCCGGCTTCCGTTTGTCCTCTTTCATTTCTGATATTTTTGGTACTTCCGGCAGGAACATCATTCTGCACCTGATTGAGCATGGTCAAATCGATCGGACTGCTTTGGACTCCTGCTTAAAAACAAAGACAAGAAGCCGTATAGATGAAATCCTCATGGCCGTAAATGGAACTCTCTCGGAACATCAGAAAGCGTTTCTCAGAATCCTCATGAACCATTATGATTCTCTAAAAGAACATCTGAATCAAATCGAAAAAGATCTCGAGCAAGATATGGAACCATTTATTCTGCAAGTGGAACAGTTGAATAGCATTTATGGGATAAGCACCACCGCTTCCTGTGCAATTATTGCTGAAATCGGAGTTGATATGAAACCATTTAAAACCGCAGAGCATATCTGTTCATGGGCTGGTCTATGTCCCGGAAATAATGAGAGTGCGGGAAAACGAAAAAGCACATCTGTCACGAAAGGCAATCCGTACATAAAAAGTATGCTCTGTGAAATCGCCTGGGTAATTGCCGGAAAACGAAACTCTTATCTTTCTGCCTGGTATTGGAGAATCAAACAGAAAAAAGGTGCGAAAAAGGCCATTGTTGCTCTTGCCAGGAAACTACTTGTTATCATCTATACAATGCTAAAACAAGGGACTCTTTTTAATGAAGCCTGTTTTGAAGTCAGGCGTAAAAACTGTGAGCAAAAGCAGATTTCCCGGTATATACGGGAATTGGAAAAACATGGTTATCATGTAGAAGCCCAAGGTTAG
- the mobV gene encoding MobV family relaxase has translation MAQHAILRFEKHKGNPARPLEAHHERQKEQYASNPDIDTSRSKYNFHIVKPEGRYYHFIQSRIEQAGCRTRKDSTRFVDTLITASPEFFKGKSPKEIQAFFQRAADFLIDRVGRENIVSAVVHMDEKTPHLHLTFVPLTKDNRLCAKEIIGNRANLTKWQDDFHAYMVEKYPDLERGESASKTGRKHFPTRLFKQAVNLSKQARAIEATLDSISPLNAGKKKEEALAMLKKWFPQMENFSGQLKKYKVTINDLLEENQKLEARARASESGKMKDRMERAKLESELQDIQRLVDRIPPDVLAEVKRQQRYTKER, from the coding sequence ATGGCACAACACGCAATTTTGCGATTTGAGAAGCATAAAGGCAATCCGGCAAGGCCGCTGGAAGCCCACCACGAACGGCAAAAGGAACAGTACGCCAGCAATCCTGACATTGACACGAGCCGGAGCAAGTACAACTTTCACATCGTCAAGCCGGAGGGACGCTATTACCATTTCATTCAGAGCCGCATTGAACAGGCGGGGTGCAGGACACGAAAGGACAGCACCCGGTTTGTGGATACGCTCATAACCGCCAGCCCGGAGTTTTTCAAGGGCAAGTCCCCAAAGGAGATACAAGCCTTTTTTCAGCGGGCGGCGGACTTCCTCATTGACCGGGTAGGCCGGGAAAATATCGTGTCGGCGGTGGTACACATGGACGAGAAAACGCCCCACCTACATTTGACTTTCGTTCCGCTGACAAAGGACAACCGCCTGTGCGCCAAAGAAATCATAGGCAACCGGGCGAATTTGACGAAGTGGCAGGACGATTTTCACGCCTATATGGTGGAGAAATATCCTGACTTAGAGCGTGGGGAGAGCGCCAGCAAAACGGGACGGAAGCATTTCCCCACCCGGCTTTTCAAGCAGGCGGTCAATCTCTCCAAACAGGCGAGGGCGATTGAAGCCACGCTGGACAGTATTTCTCCGCTGAACGCCGGGAAGAAGAAAGAAGAAGCCCTTGCCATGCTGAAAAAGTGGTTCCCTCAAATGGAGAACTTCTCCGGGCAGTTGAAGAAATATAAGGTCACGATCAATGACCTGCTGGAAGAAAATCAAAAGCTGGAAGCGAGAGCCAGAGCCAGCGAAAGCGGCAAGATGAAAGACCGCATGGAACGGGCGAAACTGGAAAGCGAATTGCAGGATATTCAAAGGCTGGTTGACCGTATCCCGCCGGACGTGCTGGCAGAAGTAAAGCGGCAACAGCGATACACAAAGGAAAGGTGA
- a CDS encoding replication initiator protein A, translating to MTNMIYIHQPKKSVSFTRLSNFLFEAPTFTALSNEAKILYAFILRRTELSRKNGWSDQYGRIFLYYPICEVVALLHCGRQKAVNTLRELQYAGLVEIQKQGCGKPNRIYPKSYEAVSNTDFKKSGSGTPEG from the coding sequence ATGACAAACATGATTTATATTCATCAGCCGAAGAAATCGGTCAGCTTCACCCGGCTCTCGAATTTTCTCTTTGAAGCCCCCACATTCACAGCTTTGTCCAATGAAGCAAAGATATTGTACGCCTTTATCCTGCGCCGGACGGAGTTGTCCCGCAAGAACGGCTGGTCGGACCAGTACGGTCGCATTTTCCTGTACTATCCAATCTGCGAGGTGGTCGCCTTGCTCCACTGTGGGCGGCAGAAAGCGGTCAACACTCTACGGGAGTTACAATATGCGGGGCTTGTGGAGATACAGAAACAGGGCTGTGGAAAACCCAACCGTATCTATCCAAAATCCTATGAAGCGGTTTCAAACACCGACTTCAAGAAATCCGGTTCCGGTACGCCGGAGGGCTGA
- a CDS encoding cysteine-rich VLP domain-containing protein → MKENLYKRLPPVERRPDGSLYRMTPAQRKQANSLIRRECCNCEGGDCIALDDGDAHTCPQMISFSVCCKWFRWSVLTQDGTLEAEIFRGKNLKRCEVCGGVFVPKSNRAKYCPDCAARVHRQQKAESERKRRSSVDN, encoded by the coding sequence ATGAAAGAAAATTTATACAAGCGATTGCCGCCCGTAGAGCGCAGGCCGGACGGCTCCCTCTACCGCATGACGCCGGCGCAGAGGAAACAGGCAAACAGCCTGATACGCCGGGAGTGTTGCAACTGCGAGGGCGGGGATTGTATCGCTCTTGATGACGGGGACGCTCACACCTGCCCGCAGATGATTTCTTTCTCCGTCTGCTGTAAGTGGTTTCGCTGGTCGGTCTTGACGCAGGACGGAACGCTGGAAGCAGAGATTTTCCGGGGAAAGAACTTGAAACGTTGTGAGGTCTGCGGCGGCGTGTTCGTCCCAAAGTCCAACCGGGCGAAATACTGCCCGGACTGCGCCGCCAGAGTTCACAGGCAGCAGAAAGCGGAAAGTGAACGGAAAAGGAGGTCGAGCGTGGACAATTAG
- a CDS encoding helix-turn-helix domain-containing protein has protein sequence MELSIQERLKDLRVERGLTLEQLAEQTHLSKSALGSYEAEDFKDISHYALIKLAKFYGVTADYLLGLSETKNHPNADLAELHLCDDMIELLKSGLVDNSLLCELAAHPDFPRLMADLEIYVNGVAVKQVQTVNAIVDTMSATIMKQYNPGLTDPQLRQLVAAHIDDDNFCRYVIQQDINGIALGLREAHKDDFFSVPEDNPLKGLLQAADETASPDSDPEQASLAFICKRLRLNFKKLSEEEKKWLKRISEKSDLLKNPNPQRGRK, from the coding sequence ATGGAATTATCTATACAGGAACGCTTAAAAGACCTGCGTGTGGAGCGTGGGCTGACGCTGGAACAGCTTGCGGAGCAGACCCACCTCTCCAAGTCTGCGCTGGGCAGTTATGAAGCGGAGGACTTCAAAGACATCAGCCACTATGCCCTTATCAAGCTGGCGAAGTTTTACGGTGTGACTGCCGATTATCTGCTGGGACTGTCTGAAACAAAAAATCACCCAAACGCCGATCTTGCAGAACTGCATTTGTGTGACGATATGATTGAACTGCTGAAAAGCGGGCTGGTGGACAATTCCCTCTTGTGTGAACTGGCGGCGCACCCGGATTTTCCCCGGCTCATGGCTGACCTTGAAATCTATGTGAATGGCGTGGCGGTGAAGCAGGTGCAGACCGTAAACGCCATAGTGGACACCATGAGCGCAACGATTATGAAGCAGTACAATCCCGGCTTGACCGACCCGCAGTTAAGACAGCTTGTCGCCGCCCACATTGACGATGACAACTTTTGCCGCTATGTGATACAGCAGGACATAAACGGCATAGCCCTTGGCCTGCGGGAAGCACATAAGGACGATTTTTTCAGCGTCCCGGAGGACAACCCGCTGAAAGGATTGTTGCAAGCCGCTGATGAAACCGCCAGCCCGGACAGCGACCCGGAGCAAGCGTCACTGGCGTTTATCTGCAAGCGGCTCCGGCTGAACTTTAAGAAGCTGTCCGAGGAAGAAAAGAAGTGGCTCAAAAGGATTTCGGAGAAGTCGGACTTGCTGAAAAATCCAAACCCACAGCGGGGGAGAAAGTAA
- a CDS encoding SMI1/KNR4 family protein has translation MSIIENINERLSFDMETIGCGGEKEIEQVLSKSPIQLPDDYIELLKSIVGPQNVGVEFLVKNDGSSICIWSAKMALTQYEDYHRMYTEDFFISNELVEFIESVWFFGNDLGDLVYFYGKGKDGLGLYRVEDGSLGGEEADKIADTFTDFLVNGVGIDTAITL, from the coding sequence ATGAGCATTATCGAAAATATTAATGAACGGTTATCTTTTGATATGGAAACCATTGGTTGCGGTGGAGAGAAGGAAATCGAGCAGGTATTAAGCAAATCACCAATACAATTACCAGATGACTATATAGAACTCTTAAAAAGCATTGTCGGTCCTCAAAATGTAGGAGTAGAGTTCTTGGTTAAAAACGATGGTTCATCAATATGTATTTGGAGCGCTAAGATGGCATTGACGCAATACGAAGATTACCACCGGATGTATACAGAAGATTTTTTTATTAGTAATGAACTTGTTGAATTTATCGAAAGCGTTTGGTTTTTTGGAAATGATTTGGGGGACTTGGTTTATTTTTATGGAAAAGGAAAAGACGGTCTTGGCTTGTATCGGGTAGAAGATGGTAGTTTGGGGGGTGAAGAAGCAGATAAAATTGCCGATACCTTTACTGATTTTTTGGTCAATGGTGTAGGAATTGATACTGCTATAACGTTATAA
- a CDS encoding substrate-binding domain-containing protein: MDDIFVSKMVTPRLTTIHEPAEEMGKRSAKYLIDKIEGKSRNIVNITMQPTLVERNSVRKVHSKIRR, encoded by the coding sequence ATGGATGATATTTTTGTCAGTAAGATGGTGACGCCAAGACTTACTACGATTCATGAACCGGCAGAAGAAATGGGCAAACGGTCTGCTAAATATCTTATTGATAAAATTGAGGGTAAGTCCAGGAATATAGTTAATATCACAATGCAGCCTACTCTGGTTGAAAGGAATTCTGTAAGGAAGGTTCATAGTAAAATCAGGAGGTAA
- a CDS encoding 6-phosphogluconolactonase → MAVYILDNSEELGEKAADLIAKKLNEAIEKRGQARIILSTGASQFETIKYLVEKNVDWEKVTMFHLDEYLELPETHKASFRRYLKERFTSKVPVKVHFVNTEGDVEENLKELTREIRKDIIDIGVIGIGENGHIAFNDPPADFETREAYRIVSLEERCRKQQLNEGWFPTLDEVPFKAVSMTPYQIMQCETIVSSVPGERKAEAVRNTLKSEEVTNMVPATLLKTHKDWHLFLDKESSSLIDS, encoded by the coding sequence ATGGCAGTATATATTCTTGACAATTCCGAAGAATTGGGAGAGAAGGCAGCTGATTTAATTGCTAAAAAGTTAAATGAAGCCATAGAAAAAAGGGGACAGGCAAGAATCATTCTATCCACAGGGGCATCACAGTTTGAGACAATTAAGTATCTGGTTGAGAAGAACGTTGACTGGGAAAAGGTTACCATGTTTCATTTGGATGAGTATTTGGAACTGCCTGAAACCCACAAGGCAAGTTTCAGGCGCTACCTGAAAGAGCGTTTTACCAGCAAAGTACCGGTTAAGGTGCATTTTGTAAACACGGAAGGGGATGTGGAGGAGAATCTAAAGGAACTGACCAGAGAAATTCGAAAAGACATCATAGATATAGGCGTTATTGGTATTGGTGAAAACGGCCATATCGCATTTAATGACCCGCCGGCTGATTTTGAGACACGGGAAGCATACAGAATCGTGTCTTTGGAAGAACGCTGCAGGAAACAGCAGCTGAATGAAGGCTGGTTCCCAACACTTGATGAAGTCCCGTTCAAGGCCGTTTCAATGACTCCTTATCAGATTATGCAGTGTGAAACAATTGTATCCAGTGTACCGGGGGAGAGAAAGGCTGAGGCTGTCAGAAATACACTTAAGTCGGAAGAGGTTACAAACATGGTTCCGGCTACCTTACTTAAGACACATAAGGACTGGCATTTGTTCCTGGATAAAGAGTCATCATCGCTTATTGATAGTTAG
- a CDS encoding extracellular solute-binding protein, with product MKKMISVLLAGILAVNLGACSSAASKASKEAESAAPAGTTAQQSGGKRTLRIAGESWQVTKLYLNEAAEAFMKDHPDVTVEVQTYADPTVVSNYSINWQKGDTPCDLVVIDGASFAEQFVTKDLIT from the coding sequence ATGAAGAAAATGATATCTGTTTTACTGGCAGGCATTCTGGCTGTTAACTTAGGTGCATGTTCTTCGGCAGCGTCCAAAGCATCTAAAGAAGCAGAATCCGCTGCTCCGGCAGGAACCACGGCCCAGCAGAGCGGCGGGAAGCGTACTCTGCGTATAGCAGGTGAGTCATGGCAGGTCACAAAGCTATATCTGAATGAAGCAGCTGAAGCATTTATGAAGGACCATCCGGATGTAACGGTTGAGGTTCAGACTTATGCAGATCCTACGGTTGTGTCCAATTACAGCATCAACTGGCAAAAAGGAGATACCCCTTGTGACCTGGTGGTTATAGATGGCGCTTCTTTTGCTGAACAGTTTGTTACAAAGGACCTTATAACATAA
- a CDS encoding extracellular solute-binding protein, with amino-acid sequence MFKDAGLVDENGGALVPKTWDDVYEFAKKLTKTENGVVTQQGCTIQWSKDIHGTVLGILQASCGGLYQDDGITVNFQSQEFKDILAIWQKGVKDGVFSTETFADYDAGKNSYKAGKVAILLQSGSNWVEAIPTIGEENASVVPIPGGEENGSVGYVNGVIIPKCSPSSDLAVQFVQEQLLGEYTQTSIVNQYGKIPVITEYYNKTESPNWQNIKGSIEKAVTYPPYKDLGEFVIKCQEIFQASLVDGTDVNTAAEELQNMVNKLDK; translated from the coding sequence ATGTTTAAAGACGCAGGTCTTGTGGATGAGAACGGCGGGGCATTGGTTCCAAAGACATGGGATGATGTTTATGAATTTGCTAAGAAACTAACTAAGACAGAGAATGGTGTTGTCACACAGCAGGGATGTACTATTCAGTGGAGCAAGGATATACATGGGACTGTATTAGGAATACTTCAGGCATCCTGCGGTGGACTGTATCAGGATGACGGCATTACGGTTAACTTTCAGTCTCAGGAATTTAAGGATATACTGGCAATTTGGCAGAAAGGGGTTAAGGATGGAGTGTTCTCTACCGAGACATTTGCTGACTACGATGCAGGTAAGAACAGTTATAAAGCCGGTAAGGTTGCCATACTTCTTCAGTCAGGTTCCAACTGGGTAGAGGCGATTCCGACCATTGGAGAGGAAAATGCGTCTGTTGTTCCCATACCAGGGGGAGAAGAAAATGGATCGGTTGGATATGTAAATGGCGTCATTATTCCCAAGTGTTCTCCAAGTTCTGATTTGGCAGTACAGTTTGTTCAGGAGCAGCTTCTGGGCGAATATACACAGACCAGTATCGTGAACCAGTATGGTAAGATTCCTGTAATTACGGAGTATTACAATAAGACAGAATCACCTAATTGGCAGAACATTAAGGGGTCCATTGAAAAGGCAGTCACCTATCCTCCTTATAAAGATTTGGGGGAATTTGTAATAAAATGTCAGGAGATTTTCCAAGCCAGCCTTGTGGATGGGACAGATGTGAATACAGCAGCTGAGGAGCTCCAAAATATGGTAAATAAGTTGGATAAGTAA
- a CDS encoding carbohydrate ABC transporter permease, which translates to MKRTWSAKKQKAFWGILFVLPSFLIIAVFVAYPLCYTAYLSMSEYDFMYDLTPSFVGIKNYVSLFSDPDFLVSMKNTAVFASLDFILLMVLSLIIALLIFFCKKGTGIFRTAVFTPIVVPASLACIIFGWLFSENFGYINYFLVKIGLPQLTRAWLTSRNTAMGTTIAANLWYNIGFITILFLAGLQSISTDILEAAVVDGVTGIKKIFYIVLPSLRESFVITGIWGIVTALKVFVEPMVMTGGGPGNATRTLYMYIYNTAFKYFDMGYASAMAFVLSGLILLFSLINLMVSKGEKE; encoded by the coding sequence ATGAAGAGGACGTGGAGCGCAAAGAAACAGAAGGCATTTTGGGGAATATTATTTGTCTTGCCCAGTTTTTTGATTATAGCTGTATTTGTTGCATATCCCCTGTGCTATACAGCGTACCTAAGTATGTCTGAGTATGACTTTATGTATGACTTGACTCCCTCTTTTGTAGGAATTAAGAACTATGTGTCACTGTTTTCTGATCCTGATTTCCTTGTATCAATGAAGAACACAGCTGTATTTGCTTCTTTGGACTTCATTTTGCTGATGGTATTGTCTTTGATTATAGCATTGCTTATTTTCTTCTGTAAAAAAGGAACAGGTATTTTCAGGACTGCTGTATTTACTCCTATTGTAGTACCGGCATCGCTGGCATGTATCATATTTGGCTGGCTGTTCAGTGAAAATTTCGGATATATCAATTATTTCCTGGTAAAGATTGGACTTCCGCAGCTCACCCGTGCCTGGCTGACCTCCAGAAATACAGCCATGGGCACTACCATTGCAGCCAACCTATGGTACAATATAGGATTTATAACCATTCTGTTTTTGGCAGGGCTCCAGTCTATATCGACAGATATCCTGGAAGCAGCAGTGGTTGACGGTGTTACGGGAATAAAAAAGATTTTTTATATCGTTCTGCCAAGTTTGAGGGAAAGTTTTGTCATTACTGGTATATGGGGAATCGTTACCGCTTTAAAGGTATTTGTGGAGCCCATGGTCATGACCGGAGGAGGTCCGGGCAACGCCACCAGAACACTATATATGTATATATATAACACGGCTTTTAAATATTTTGATATGGGCTATGCGTCAGCCATGGCGTTTGTACTCAGTGGATTGATTCTCCTGTTTTCACTGATTAATTTGATGGTTTCGAAAGGAGAAAAAGAATGA